GCGAAGGTGTGCAGCGCGACCTGCTGCCGCTGATCGAGGGCACCACGGTTTCAACCAAGCATGGCACAGTTAAAACCGATCATGTGCTGTTTATCTGCTCGGGTGCGTTCCATCTGGCAAAACCGTCGGACCTGCTGCCGGAATTGCAGGGTCGTTTGCCGATCCGGGTCGAGCTGAAGGCACTGACGGAATCTGACTTCCGCAGTATCCTGCTGGAACCCGAAGCATCGCTGATCAAGCAGTATATTGCCCTGATGGGTACCGAAGACGTGACGCTGGAATTTGCCGACGATGCCATTGACGAAATTGCCCGCATTTCGGCATCGGTCAATGAAACGGTCGAAAATATCGGTGCGCGTCGCCTACATACGGTTCTGGAAAAGCTGCTGGATGAAATCAGCTTCACCGCCACCGACCGCTCCGGCGAGAAGGTCGTGATCGATGCGCAATATGTGCGTGATCAGGTCGAAGAACTTTCGAAAAACGCTGATCTGTCGAAATTCATTCTCTGACGTCAGATCACATCGAACAGATAGTCCGATGATCATGAAGGCCAGCATTTCGGTGCTGGTCTTCTTTTGTTTTGGTAGTGTTGTGTGTGAAAATGACAAAAAACAAAATTTGTCATTTGTTATTTTTTGTAGTTAAGCTGGCTTCTGTCCCCAATAAACAGGAGCCTTGATATGACATTTCCTAACCGTTTTCTGGGTCGTAACGGCCCGGCTGTTTCGGCAATCGGGTTGGGCTGCATGGGCATGTCGGATTTTTATGGTCCCAGTGTGCGCACCGATGCCCTGCAAACCATTGATCGGGCGTTGGAGGCGGGCATTACCCTGCTTGATACCGGTGATTTTTACGGGATGGGCGATAATGAAATGCTGCTGGCCGAAGCCTTGCAGGGCACAGGCAAAAACAAACGTGACCGCGCTTTCATCCAGGTGAAATTTGGTGCCCAGCGCGGGCCGGATGGGGCGTTTCTTGGTACGGATGCAAGGCCCGCTGCCGTGAAAACCGCGCTGGCCTATTCGTTAAAGCGGCTTAAAACCGACTATGTCGATTTATACATGACCGGGCTGGACCCCACTGTGCCGATTGAAGAAACAATTGGTGCAATGGCGGATCTGGTGGAACAGGGATATGTGCGCCATATCGGTATTTCCAACCTGGATGCAGCCATAATCCGCCGGGCCCATGCCACCCACCCGATTACCGCCCTGCAATATGAATACAGCGTCATTTCGCGTGATATGGAGGCGGAAATTCTGCCGCTGTGCCGGGAACTGGGGATTGGCATAACCGCCTATGGCGTGCTTGGCC
The window above is part of the Thalassospira marina genome. Proteins encoded here:
- a CDS encoding aldo/keto reductase; translated protein: MTFPNRFLGRNGPAVSAIGLGCMGMSDFYGPSVRTDALQTIDRALEAGITLLDTGDFYGMGDNEMLLAEALQGTGKNKRDRAFIQVKFGAQRGPDGAFLGTDARPAAVKTALAYSLKRLKTDYVDLYMTGLDPTVPIEETIGAMADLVEQGYVRHIGISNLDAAIIRRAHATHPITALQYEYSVISRDMEAEILPLCRELGIGITAYGVLGRGLLTGSTGAGETDWRSKILPRFQGENLEANRKLVAVLQDFARQEGLSPAQAAIAWVASQGEDIIPLVGARTLARLEEAIASPLKLPAGILARMEKALPTDQVQGSRLMSLRR